From the Brassica napus cultivar Da-Ae chromosome A8, Da-Ae, whole genome shotgun sequence genome, one window contains:
- the LOC106350007 gene encoding zinc finger CCCH domain-containing protein 49-like, with translation MIGENREPYPTVQIPTWPVSEDFTTAEIFSPAMNSPDCSMLKALTALHRYLPSNESYPDSDPEPFGPDSLVDAYSCDHFRMYDFKVLRCSRGRSHDWTECPYAHPGEKARRRDPTKYNYSGTACPEFRKGGCKKGDSCEFAHGVFECWLHPSRYRTQPCKDGGGCRRKVCFFAHSPEQLRYVQARSPDRVDSFVRAFQLSISPVSSSPPVSPRADSESSQSLSRSLGSSYINDVTTSFRNLRFEKLKSFPSYYNNPFRCYQSGFGSPRGSMLGPGFQSLPTTPARPENLDIWENGLEKDPAMERVVESGRELRAKMFEKLSKENCMDRVEPDQNSGDAPDVGWVSELVM, from the coding sequence atgatCGGAGAAAATCGCGAGCCTTACCCGACGGTGCAGATTCCTACATGGCCGGTTTCTGAAGACTTTACAACGGCGGAGATTTTTTCTCCGGCCATGAACAGTCCAGATTGCAGCATGCTTAAAGCTTTAACGGCGTTACATCGTTATCTTCCGTCTAACGAATCGTATCCGGATTCCGACCCGGAACCATTCGGACCGGACTCTCTAGTCGATGCTTACTCCTGTGACCATTTCCGCATGTACGATTTCAAAGTCTTGAGGTGTTCTCGTGGCCGGAGCCATGACTGGACGGAGTGTCCGTACGCTCACCCCGGAGAAAAGGCTCGCCGGAGAGATCCGACGAAGTACAATTACTCCGGGACGGCTTGTCCGGAGTTCCGAAAAGGCGGTTGCAAGAAAGGAGACTCTTGCGAGTTTGCTCACGGAGTTTTCGAGTGTTGGCTTCATCCTTCTCGTTACAGGACTCAGCCGTGTAAAGACGGCGGTGGATGTCGCCGGAAAGTTTGTTTCTTTGCTCACTCGCCGGAGCAGCTAAGGTATGTCCAGGCCCGAAGCCCTGATCGGGTCGATTCCTTCGTTAGAGCGTTTCAGCTCTCGATATCGCCTGTTTCTAGTTCGCCGCCGGTGAGTCCGAGAGCTGACTCGGAGTCTTCTCAGTCACTGAGTCGCTCGCTCGGGTCTAGTTATATAAACGACGTGACGACGTCGTTTCGGAACTTACGGTTTGAGAAATTGAAATCATTTCCTTCGTATTATAACAATCCGTTTCGATGCTACCAATCCGGATTCGGGTCGCCCCGAGGATCCATGTTGGGTCCTGGGTTTCAGAGTCTGCCTACAACTCCGGCCCGACCCGAGAATCTGGATATTTGGGAGAATGGTTTAGAAAAAGATCCCGCAATGGAGCGGGTCGTAGAGTCGGGTCGTGAGCTTAGAGCGAAGATGTTTGAGAAACTGAGCAAGGAGAATTGCATGGATCGGGTTGAACCGGATCAAAATTCGGGTGATGCTCCTGATGTCGGGTGGGTATCTGAACTGGTGATGTAA
- the LOC106359820 gene encoding protein DETOXIFICATION 51-like — MCNTTTTTTTGMAVSENQQSQTGTFLDLFSVKTFQQQTKRSLLHCQNRTSPLMSEAVTEAKSLLTLAFPIALTALVLYLRSAVSMFFLGRLGDLELAAGSLAIAFANITGYSVLSGLALGMEPLCSQAFGAHRYKLLSLTLHRTVVFLLVCSVPVSVLWLNVGKISVYLHQDHDIAELAQTYLIFSLPDLITNTLLHPIRTYLRAQAIIHPVTLATLFGAVFHLPANLFLVSYLRLGLIGVAVASSVTNLLVVTFLICYVWASGLHVPTWTNPTWDCFRGWAPLLRLAGPSCVSVCLEWWWYEIMIVLCGLLVNPRSTVAAMGVLIQTTSFLYVFPSSLSFAVSTRVGNELGANRPKTAKLSATVAVFFAAVTGVIAAAFAYSVRNAWGRVFTGDDEILRLTAAALPLLGLCEIGNCPQTVGCGVVRGTARPSTAANVNLGAFYLVGMPVALGLGFWAGVGFNGLWLGLLAAQVSCAGLMMYVVGTTDWETEAKKAQTLTCAESVESDLIKAVVNTIGGDGESDEAQPLIRITVLY, encoded by the coding sequence ATGTGTAAcacaaccaccaccaccaccaccggcaTGGCCGTGTCCGAGAACCAGCAATCTCAAACCGGAACCTTCCTTGATCTCTTCTCGGTCAAAACATTCCAACAACAAACAAAGCGAAGTCTCCTGCATTGCCAGAACAGAACATCTCCACTTATGTCCGAAGCTGTAACGGAGGCTAAATCTCTCTTAACTCTCGCGTTTCCGATCGCCTTGACGGCTCTAGTCCTCTACCTTCGCTCAGCCGTCTCCATGTTTTTCCTTGGTCGTCTCGGTGACCTCGAATTAGCCGCCGGTTCGCTCGCCATTGCGTTTGCTAACATAACCGGTTACTCTGTTTTATCCGGTTTAGCACTCGGTATGGAACCACTCTGTTCACAAGCCTTTGGTGCTCACCGCTACAAACTCCTCTCTCTCACCCTCCACCGAACCGTGGTTTTCCTCTTGGTTTGCAGCGTACCGGTCTCGGTTCTCTGGCTCAACGTTGGTAAAATCTCGGTTTACCTTCACCAAGACCACGACATCGCGGAGCTAGCTCAGACCTATCTCATCTTCTCCCTCCCTGATCTCATTACAAACACTCTCCTTCACCCAATCAGAACCTACCTTCGCGCTCAAGCTATCATCCACCCCGTCACTCTAGCAACTCTCTTCGGCGCCGTTTTTCACTTACCGGCTAATCTTTTCCTCGTCTCTTACCTCCGACTCGGTTTAATCGGCGTTGCAGTGGCCTCCTCCGTCACCAACCTCCTCGTCGTCACTTTCTTGATATGCTACGTCTGGGCGAGTGGTCTCCACGTGCCCACGTGGACCAACCCGACATGGGACTGCTTCCGAGGATGGGCTCCCCTGCTCCGCCTCGCGGGACCGAGCTGCGTCTCCGTGTGTTTAGAGTGGTGGTGGTACGAGATCATGATCGTTCTTTGCGGGTTGCTCGTGAACCCGAGGTCGACGGTTGCTGCTATGGGAGTTCTGATTCAGACAACGTCGTTTCTCTATGTCTTTCCGTCTTCGTTAAGCTTCGCTGTCTCTACTCGTGTTGGAAACGAGCTGGGAGCGAACCGTCCCAAGACAGCCAAGCTATCCGCGACGGTAGCTGTCTTTTTCGCGGCGGTGACGGGAGTTATCGCGGCGGCGTTTGCTTACTCCGTTAGAAATGCTTGGGGAAGAGTTTTCACCGGAGACGACGAGATTCTCCGGCTAACAGCGGCGGCGCTTCCGCTTTTGGGTCTATGCGAGATCGGAAACTGTCCTCAGACGGTGGGATGTGGTGTCGTGAGGGGTACGGCACGGCCGTCTACGGCGGCGAACGTAAACCTCGGTGCTTTTTATCTGGTGGGTATGCCGGTGGCTTTGGGTCTTGGGTTTTGGGCCGGAGTTGGTTTTAATGGGCTTTGGTTAGGACTCCTTGCAGCGCAGGTTAGCTGCGCCGGTCTTATGATGTACGTGGTGGGGACCACAGATTGGGAAACGGAGGCCAAAAAAGCGCAGACGCTAACCTGCGCCGAGTCTGTAGAGAGTGATCTTATTAAGGCGGTGGTGAATACTATAGGGGGCGACGGTGAGAGCGATGAGGCACAGCCACTGATTCGCATCACGGtgctttattaa